Part of the Lolium perenne chloroplast, complete genome genome is shown below.
GACCCGCACGAAAGGCGTAACGATCTGGGCACTGTCTCGGAGAGAGGCTCGGTGAAATAGACATGTCTGTGAAGATGCGGACTACCTGCACCTGGACAGAAAGACCCTATGAAGCTTTACTGTTCCCTGGGATTGGCTTTGGGCCTTTCCTGCGCAGCTTAGGTGGAAGGCGAAGAAGGCCCCCTTCCGGGGGGGGCCCGAGCCATCAGTGAGATACCACTCTGGAAGAGCTCGGATTCTAACCTTGTGTCAGACCCGCGGGCCAAGGGACAGTCTCAGGTAGACAGTTTCTATGGGGCGTAGGCCTCCCAAAAGGTAACGGAGGCGTGCAAAGGTTTCCTCGGGCCAGACGGACATTGGTCCTCGAGTGCAAAGGCAGAAGGGAGCTTGACTGCAAGACTCACCCGTCGAGCAGAGACGAAAGTCGGCCTTAGTGATCCGACGGTGCCGAGTGGAAGGGCCGTCGCTCAACGGATAAAAGTTACTCTAGGGATAACAGGCTGATCTTCCCCAAGAGTCCACATCGACGGGAAGGTTTGGCACCTCGATGTCGGCTCTTCGCCACCTGGAGCTGTAGGTGGTTCCAAGGGTTGGGCTGTTCGCCCATTAATGCGGTACGTGAGCTGGGTTCAGAACGTCGTGAGACAGTTCGGTCCATATCCGGTGTGGGCGTTAGAGCATTGAGAGGACCTTTCCCTAGTACGAGAGGACCGGGAAGGACGCACCTCTGGTGTACCAGTTATCGTGCCTACGGTAAACGCTGGGTAGCCAAGTGCGGAGAGGATAACTGCTGAAAGCATATAAGTAGTAAGCCCACCCCAAGATGAGTGCTCTCTCCTCCGACTTCCCTAGAGCCTCCGGTATCACAACCGAGACAGCGACGGGTTCTCCACCCATATGGGGATGGAGCGACAGAAGTATGGAAATAGGATAAGGTAGCGGCGAGACGAGCCGTTTAAATAGGTGTCAAGTGGAAGTGCAGTGATGTATGCAGCTGAGGCATCCTAACGAACGAACGATTTGAACCTTGTTCCTACACGGCCTGATCAAATCGATCAGGCACTTGCCATCTATCTTCATTGTTCAACTCTTTGATGAAAAGATGAAAAAACCAAAAAAAAGCTCTGCCCTTCCATCTCTTGGATAGATAGAGAGGGAGGGCAGAGGCCTTTGGTGTCCCGTTCAGTCAAGAATTGGGGCTTCACAATTACTAGCCAATATTTATCTCATGCCTTTCCTCGTTCATGGTTCGATATTCTGGTGTCCTAGGCGTAGAGGAACCACACCAATCCATCCCGAATTTGGTGGTTAAACTCTACTGCGGTGACGATACTGTAGGGGAGGTCCTGCGGCAAAATAGCTCGATGCCAGAATGATAAAAAGCTTAACACCTCTTATTTTACTTTTTCACTATTTTGAAATACGAAAAAGATCCAAATATAAAATGCAAAGGTCGTCTTATTCAAAACCTCAATCATCACATCCCCTCTCTCCCACTTCACGCCTTGGAACGCGCTGTTTTTATAGAGAGAAAGGCGCTTTCCCATCTTCTTAACCCGAAATGAAGGGGTACCCCCGGGAAGAGATCCAGTGGAGACGGGTGGGCCTGTAGCTCAGAGGATTAGAGCACGTGGCTACGAACCACGGTGTCGGGGGTTCGAATCCCTCCTCGCCCACAGCCTTCCAAAGGGGGAAGGGCCTTTACTTTCCCCCTGAGGAAATCATGATCGGGATAGCGGACGTAAAGCTATTGAACTTAGGTATGCTCTTTCCTTTTGTCGAAGTGGAATCGTAGAGCACAATGTGATACGATGAGATAGAATGCAATAGAAATAGAAATAAGGATAGCGAACGGGTTACCTACTCCTAAGGGTCAAAGCAAGCCCTTTAATTCAATTCTTTATTCTTACATTAAAGAATGAATCAAATCTCCCCAAGTAGGATTCGAACCTACGACCAGTCGGTTAACAGCCGACCGCTCTACCACTGAGCTACTGAGGAACAAGGGGGGATTCGACCTCTTAGAGTTCAACTCCCGTTCTCAACCCATGAACAATATGAGTCCGAAGCTTCTTTCGTAACTCCCAGAATTTCTTCGTAGTGGCTCCGTTCCATGCCTCATTTCATAGGGAAGCCAAAAGTGGCTCTATTTCATTCTATTTCACTTCCTAGCACTTCCTATCATTTAATATCCATCCCTTTGGTCTTATTGACATAAGAGATGTCATTTATAGTCTATCTCTTTCTATATATGGAAAGTCAAGAAATTCTCATCGAAACATCGAGAAATTGTGCATATAGAAAACTCTAAAGAAAGAAAAAAAGGAGACCCATGCCATGATTTTAAAATCTTTTCTATTTAGTAGTCTAAGTTTCTCGATGAGGATAATTAATTCGGTCGTTGTGGTCGGACTCTATTATGGATTTATGACCACATTCTCCATAGGTCCCTCTTAGATCTTCTTTCTCCAATCTTGGATTAGGGAAGAAGGAGATATTCGCGACTACTGGTGGGGTTTCATTATGGGGCAGCTCATGATCTTCATATCGATCTATTATCCACCTCTGTATCTATTCTTTCTTAGCTAAACGGGTGGAGGATCCACCCAATTTATATCATGGACTCAAAAAACGGATCCGAATTTGACTGAAATGCACGATCTTCACAGGTATCACTTTTCACGATACCTAAAAGGTGGAATAGGGATTTTCGAACCATTTCCTATAAGAGAATGGTTTCCATTACTTTGAGAAATGGATTCTTATATCAAACTATAGCTATTGCATTAAATAAGAAAAGAAACTAATAGAAGTCGAAGACGCGGAATGGTAGTGAATAGAGAGAAAGATTCTTCTTATTTTCTTGTTCCTGAAAATATTCTATCTATCTCCTAGACGCCGTAGAGAATTGAGAATTTTCATGTCTTTCAATTCTCGTACTCGTAATTGGAAAGTTACGGAAGGAGACCCATCATTTTGCAATGAAAACAACATATAAAACTCTGGACAATTTCGAAATCAGGCCGAGCGTCTTAATACATATGCAAAAAAATTCATTATTGGCCCACCATTGATTAGAAGATTTAGCTTGTATGAATCGCTATTGGTTTGATACGAATAATGGCAATCGTTTCAGTATGTTAAGGATACAGATGTATCCACAATTCATTTAGAGTTACTTAATAGCCTATTTCTTATACCATATCTCTATCCCGTGAAATTCTCGAGCCGAAAGATGGATGCATATGCTGTGTTTCATTTTGCTAAATGATATCAATTAAATGGTGTATCAATTCCATAAATTGGATATAGCAATAAATAAATCAGCAAAATTCTTTCTAATATTTTAGATAGAAGAAACATTTCTTCTATCTAAAATATTAGAAAGAATGTACTCTTCTATCCAAATCTAATTTGCATCGATAAAATAAATCCAAATTCCAGCAGTAGATGAATAATTGCAAATTTTTGTGTGTACGAGATTAGAATAACTTCAAAATAACTGACATAATTTTTTATTTTTCCTGATCAGAAAAATATATGAAAAAGAAAGGAGGTAGAAAAATTTTGGGATTTATGGTTAAAGAAGAAAAAGAAGAAAACAGGGGTTCTGTTGAATTTCAAGTATTCAGTTTCACCAATAAGATACGGAGACTTGCTTCACATTTGGAATTACACAAAAAAGATTTTTCATCGGAAAGAGGTCTACGAATACTTTTGGGAAAACGTCGACGTTTGCTGGCTTATTTGGCAAAGAAAAATAGAGTACGTTATAAGAAATTAATCAGTCAGTTGAATATTCGGGAGCAGTAATTTAATCGTTCTAATTTTTTTCTTATTTTCTTAGTAGTCTTATAGTAGTCTTAGATTTTGCATTTTGATGAGCCTCGTTTTGAGGAATTCATGGAATAATCCATTTTCATGGAATAATGAATTAAGGATATGAGTCTACCGCTTACAAGAAAAGATCTCATGATAGTCAATATGGGCCCTCAACACCCATCAATGCATGGTGTTCTTCGACTGATCGTTACTCTCGATGGTGAGGATGTTATTGATTGTGAACCCATATTAGGCTATTTACACAGAGGAATGGAAAAAATCGCGGAAAACAGTAGGTAGAGTAGAGGAAGTAGATAGAAAGATGGTAGAAGAGGGTAGGAAGGGGGAAGGGATAAGATAGTTATTTAGACAAGATACTCGTAAATAGCTTAAGTTAAGAAATAAAAAAGAATAAAAAAACGGATACATAACATAAAAAAAAGAATAAATAAGACGAGATTCGCCCTCCTCCTACATATTTAATTTCTTCTCCTATACAAAAACTAACAAGACCCACTCCATTGGTAATTCCATCAATGATACCCTTATCGAAAAACTCCGTTAGTTCGGTTAATCTTCTTATACCGAGAGTAAAGACCCTAGTATAAAAAATATCCATATAACCGCGATTATATGACCAACTGTATATCTTTTTTTTTACTTGATCTAAAAAGAAAAAGTATTTTTTCGGACTTTCCTTGTAAAAGGAATTTATTAAATCCAAATTCTGAAAAAAAGAATAAGGGGATCCATATAAGATATATGCTATGAATAAACCAAAGATGGCTAGACTTACAGAAGAAATAGCATTAGTAAGAAATTCATATGAATTTATAGAAGAATTAGAACTTTCTTGAGTCAAGTTTATTGAGGGAGTTAACCACTTTGATAATAGGGTTAACTCCGCTATTCCATTATCCATTGCTCCATTATCAAAAGAGATTCCTATAAATCCAATGAATAAAGTAAAAAGCAGTAATATCAGAAGAGGAAATAACATAGTATTCCCCATTTCATGCGGATAAGCAAAAGTGTTTTTAGCCCCAAAGGACGTACTAAAGTATCCTATTCTATTTCTTGTATTACCTTTCATTTTGGGTCTCTTTTGTGAAAAAAAAGCAACTCCATTCTTTGTTGTTGATAAAATGAAATCCCTATTAACTCTTTTGGGTATCTTTTTTCCCCATAAGGATATTGAATACAAGTAACCCTCTTTAGTGGTACTGTAATTTTGAAAATGAACACGCAAATACCCATCAAATGTAAGTAAATATATCCGAAACATATAAAAGGCAGTTAATCCTGCAGTAAAGGAGGCTATTATTCCAAAAAAGGGCGAATACAACCAACTATTACTAAGAATCTCATCTTTGGACCAAAAGCAAGCAAGAGGTGGAATACCACAAAGAGAAAGTGTACCCCATAAAAAAGTTGTTCTTGTAATTGGAATGTATTTTCTTAAACCGCCCATAAGAACCATATTCTGACTTTTTTCTGGTGAATATCCAACAAGAGGTTCCATTGAATGAATAATGGATCCAGATCCCAAGAACAATAAAGCTTTTGAATAAGCATGAGTGATCAAATGAAATAAAGCAGCTTGATAAGAACCTATACCTAGAGCTAACATCATATAACCCAATTGAGACATTGTAGAATAGGCTAAGCTTCTTTTAATATCTCTTTGAGCAATAGCTAAAGTAGCTCCTAAGAAAAGTGTTATTGTACCTACTAAAGAAATTAAAGTCATTATCAAAGGTAGAGATATGAAAAGAGGAAAAAGCCGAGCTAGAAGAAAAATCCCGGCAGCAACCATAGTTGCTGCGTGTATAAGAGCCGAAATGGGAGTGGGTCCTTCCATAGCATCTGGTAACCATACGTGAAGAGGGAATTGTGCAGATTTCGCAACTGCACCAAGGAATAATAAAAAAGCACACAAAGTAGTAAGTAAAGAGTTAATTCCATTATTAGGAATCCAGTTATTAGCTATTTTGAACAAATCCCTAAACTCTAAACTACCTGTTATCCAAAAAAAACCTAAAATTCCTAATAATAAACCAAAATCTCCTACACGATTAGTTACAAAAGCTTTTTGACAAGCACTCGCGGCGATCGGTCGTGTAAACCAAAAGCCTATCAATAAATAGGAACACATTCCCACGAGTT
Proteins encoded:
- the ndhF gene encoding NADH-plastoquinone oxidoreductase subunit 5 — its product is MEHTYQYAWVIPLLPLPVIMSMGFGLFFIPTATRNLRRIWAFPSVLFLSIAMVFSIQLSIQQINGSSIYQYLWSWTVNNDFSLEFGYLIDPLTSIMLILITTVGILVLIYSDGYMSHDEGYLRFFVYISFFTTSMLGLVTSSNLIQIYFFWELVGMCSYLLIGFWFTRPIAASACQKAFVTNRVGDFGLLLGILGFFWITGSLEFRDLFKIANNWIPNNGINSLLTTLCAFLLFLGAVAKSAQFPLHVWLPDAMEGPTPISALIHAATMVAAGIFLLARLFPLFISLPLIMTLISLVGTITLFLGATLAIAQRDIKRSLAYSTMSQLGYMMLALGIGSYQAALFHLITHAYSKALLFLGSGSIIHSMEPLVGYSPEKSQNMVLMGGLRKYIPITRTTFLWGTLSLCGIPPLACFWSKDEILSNSWLYSPFFGIIASFTAGLTAFYMFRIYLLTFDGYLRVHFQNYSTTKEGYLYSISLWGKKIPKRVNRDFILSTTKNGVAFFSQKRPKMKGNTRNRIGYFSTSFGAKNTFAYPHEMGNTMLFPLLILLLFTLFIGFIGISFDNGAMDNGIAELTLLSKWLTPSINLTQESSNSSINSYEFLTNAISSVSLAIFGLFIAYILYGSPYSFFQNLDLINSFYKESPKKYFFFLDQVKKKIYSWSYNRGYMDIFYTRVFTLGIRRLTELTEFFDKGIIDGITNGVGLVSFCIGEEIKYVGGGRISSYLFFFLCYVSVFLFFFIS
- the rps15 gene encoding ribosomal protein S15; translation: MKKKGGRKILGFMVKEEKEENRGSVEFQVFSFTNKIRRLASHLELHKKDFSSERGLRILLGKRRRLLAYLAKKNRVRYKKLISQLNIREQ
- the ndhH gene encoding NADH-plastoquinone oxidoreductase subunit 7, with translation MSLPLTRKDLMIVNMGPQHPSMHGVLRLIVTLDGEDVIDCEPILGYLHRGMEKIAENSR